In Dama dama isolate Ldn47 chromosome X, ASM3311817v1, whole genome shotgun sequence, one genomic interval encodes:
- the LOC133052902 gene encoding histone-lysine N-methyltransferase PRDM9-like: protein MRPNRSPEESTEGDARRTERKPMAKDAFKDISIYFTKEEWAEMGEWEKIQYKNVKRNYKMLIAIGFRATRLAFMHHCKQVIKPQVDDTEDSDEERTPRKQGKPSRMAFRGKHSKQQKRTTRGPLNKVSRLKKLPGAAKLRKKSGSKQAQKPVPPPREARTPGQHPRHKVELKRKETEVKRYNLRERKGHVYQEDSEPQDDDYLYCEECQNFFIDSCAIHGPPTFIKDSAVEKGHANRAALTLPPGLRIRRSGIPKAGLGVWNEASDLPLGLHFGPYEGQIIDNEEASHSGYSWMVNKGRNSYEYVDGKDKSLANWMRYVNCARDDEEQNLVALQYHGQIFYRTCQVVRPGCELLVWYGDEYGEELGIIRDSSGKSKLSGRREPKPKIHPCASCSLSFSSQKFLSQHVQRSHPSKILLRPPSRDHLQPEDPCPSNQIQQQRYSEPHSPSDKPEGREAKERPHPLLKGPKLCIKLKRISIASFYSPKGQMGSSEVHERMAEEPSTSQKLNPEDTGKLFMGAGVSGIIRVKVITASGLQIQSQGSSSQPCPQQLCDMGKMLNLSCVSILICDTGWEHQHFGLLHKHRQNLAEAG, encoded by the exons ATGAGGCCGAACaggtctccagaggagagcactgagggaGATGCCAGGAGAACAGAGCGGAAGCCCATG GCaaaagatgctttcaaagacatTTCCATATACTTCACCAAGGAAGAATGGGCAGAGATGGGAGAGTGGGAAAAAATTCAATATAAGAATGTGAAAAGGAACTACAAAATGCTGATTGCTATAG GTTTCAGAGCCACAAGACTAGCTTTCATGCATCACTGCAAGCAGGTCATCAAACCCCAGGTAGATGACACTGAGGATTCTGATGAAGAAAGGACACCAAGGAAGCAAG GTAAACCTTCTAGGATGGCCTTCAGAGGGAAGCACAGTAAACAGCAGAAG AGAACAACCAGGGGACCATTAAATAAGGTATCTCGTTTGAAGAAATTGCCGGGAGCAGCAAAATTGCGGAAGAAAAGTGGCTCCAAAcaggctcagaaaccagtgccCCCTCCCAGAGaagcaaggacccctggacagcaccccagacaCAAAGTCG aactcaAAAGAAAGGAGACTGAAGTGAAGAGGTACAATCTGCGAGAGAGAAAGGGCCATGTGTACCAAGAGGACAGCGAGCCCCAGGATGATGATTACCTCT ATTGTGAGGAATGTCAGAACTTCTTCATCGACAGCTGTGCTATCCATGGGCCCCCAACCTTCATAAAGGACTCTGCAGTAGAAAAGGGGCATGCCAACCGTGCAGCCCTCACTCTGCCCCCTGGGTTAAGAATCAGACGGTCGGGCATCCCTAAGGCTGGGCTTGGAGTGTGGAATGAGGCATCTGATCTGCCGCTGGGCCTGCATTTTGGCCCCTACGAGGGTCAGATCATAGACAATGAAGAGGCCTCCCACAGTGGATACTCCTGGATG GTCAACAAAGGGAGAAACAGCTACGAGTATGTGGATGGGAAGGACAAGTCTTTggccaactggatgag gtatgtgaactgtgcccgggatgacgaggagcagaacctggtggccttGCAGTATCATGGGCAGATCTTTTATCGAACCTGCCAGGTGGTCAGGccgggctgtgagctgctggtctggtATGGGGACGAGTATGGCGAGGAACTCGGCATCATTCGGGACAGCAGCGGGAAGAGCAAGCTCTCGGGCAGGAGAG aaccaaagcccaagatccacccatgtgcctcctgctctctgtccttctccagtcagaaattcctcagccAACATGTCCAACGCAGTCACCCCTCTAAGATCCTCCTGAGGCCACCTTCAAGAGACCACCTCCAACCAGAGGATCCCTGCCCAAGCAATCAAATTCAGCAGCAGCGATATTCTGAGCCACACAGCCCGAGTGACAAACCAGAGGGTCGAGAGGCCAAGGAAAGGCCCCATCCTTTGCTGAAAGGCCCCAAACTTTGCATAAAGCTGAAGAGGATTTCAATAGCCTCTTTCTACTCACCCAAAGGACAAATGGGGAGTTCTGAGGTGCATGAGAGAATGGCAGAAgagcccagcacaagccagaaactgaatccagaggacacaggcaAATTATTCATGGGAGCAGGGGTCTCAGGGATTATAAGAGTCAA ggtcatcacagcatctggaCTCCAGATTCAATCACAGGGGTccagttctcagccctgccctcagcagcTGTGTGACATGggcaagatgctcaacctctcctgtgtctctattctcatcTGTGATACAGGGTGGGAGCACCAGCATTTTGGTCTGTTGCATAAGCACAGGCAgaatctggcagaggctggctga
- the LOC133052362 gene encoding large ribosomal subunit protein uL11-like, with amino-acid sequence MLPKLDPNEIKVMYLRCTSGEVSATSALAPKIGPLGLSPKKVGDDITQATGDWKGLRITVKLSIQNRQAQIEVVPSASTLIIKALKEPPRERKKQKNIKHSGNITFDEIINIARQMWHRSLARELSGTIKEILGTAQSVGCNVDGRHPHDIIDDINSGAVECPAS; translated from the coding sequence ATGCTGCCTAAGTTAGACCCCAACGAGATCAAAGTCATGTACTTGAGGTGCACCAGTGGGGAAGTCAGTGCCACGTCTGCCCTGGCCCCCAAGATCGGCCCCTTGGGCCTGTCTCCAAAAAAGGTCGGTGATGACATCACCCAGGCAACTGGTGATTGGAAGGGTCTGAGGATTACAGTGAAACTGTCCATTCAGAACAGACAAGCCCAGATTGAGGTGGTACCTTCTGCTTCTACCCTGATCATCAAAGCCCTCAAGGAACCaccaagggagagaaagaagcaaaaaaacaTTAAGCACAGTGGAAACATCACTTTTGATGAGATCATAAACATTGCCCGGCAGATGTGGCATCGGTCTCTAGCTAGAGAACTTTCAGGAACCATTAAAGAGATCCTGGGGACCGCCCAGTCTGTGGGCTGCAATGTCGATGGCCGCCACCCTCATGACATCATAGATGATATCAACAGTGGTGCAGTGGAGTGCCCAGCTAGTTAA